A stretch of Halomonas elongata DSM 2581 DNA encodes these proteins:
- the truB gene encoding tRNA pseudouridine(55) synthase TruB: MARRRRGLPVNGVLLLDKPRSVSSNHALQRARRLFQAQKAGHTGTLDPMATGLLPICFGEATKFSSHLLEADKVYRTRVELGTVTDTGDAEGEVVERREVPALGEAGLRETLTHFIGEIEQVPPMHSALKHQGRKLYELAREGKTVERAARRVTVYDARLLACEEAAFEMEVRVSKGTYIRTLAEDIGQALGCGGHISELRRLKTGPFESEGMLSLEALERLIEDAAQDSALLPVDVLVAHLPRRDMSAAGARCLRFGQAATGEAGDLPADSLTRLYHADAFLGLGVVTAAGDIAPRRLLSSAVAGSA; this comes from the coding sequence ATGGCGCGTCGCCGTCGTGGACTACCGGTGAACGGCGTGCTGTTGCTCGACAAGCCCCGGAGCGTGTCGAGCAATCATGCCCTGCAACGGGCAAGACGCCTGTTCCAGGCCCAGAAGGCGGGCCACACCGGTACGCTCGATCCGATGGCCACCGGCCTGCTGCCGATCTGTTTCGGCGAGGCCACCAAGTTTTCAAGCCATCTGCTGGAAGCCGACAAGGTGTACCGCACCCGGGTCGAACTCGGGACGGTGACCGATACCGGTGACGCCGAAGGCGAAGTGGTCGAGCGACGCGAAGTGCCGGCACTCGGTGAGGCCGGGCTGCGCGAGACGTTGACGCACTTCATCGGCGAGATCGAGCAGGTGCCGCCGATGCATTCGGCGCTCAAGCATCAGGGCCGCAAGCTCTACGAGCTGGCTCGTGAGGGCAAGACGGTGGAGCGTGCAGCGCGCCGTGTGACGGTGTATGATGCGCGCCTCCTCGCATGCGAGGAGGCAGCCTTCGAGATGGAGGTGCGGGTCAGCAAGGGCACCTACATCAGGACTCTGGCCGAAGATATCGGCCAGGCGCTGGGATGCGGCGGCCACATCAGTGAGCTGCGGCGTCTCAAGACAGGTCCCTTCGAGAGCGAGGGCATGTTGAGCCTCGAGGCTCTCGAGCGCTTGATCGAGGATGCGGCACAGGACTCGGCGCTCTTGCCGGTCGATGTGCTGGTCGCGCACCTGCCGCGCCGCGACATGAGCGCTGCCGGTGCCCGTTGCCTGCGCTTCGGCCAGGCGGCGACAGGAGAAGCGGGCGACTTGCCCGCCGACAGTTTGACCAGGCTCTATCACGCCGATGCCTTTCTGGGCCTCGGCGTGGTGACGGCGGCCGGGGATATCGCCCCCCGGCGCCTGCTGAGTTCCGCCGTGGCGGGCTCGGCATGA
- the rbfA gene encoding 30S ribosome-binding factor RbfA yields the protein MREFKRTDRVADQLQKELAVLIQREIKDPRLGMVTVSGVEVSRDLGYADVHVTLLGEQDAERIKENMAVLKRAAGFLRSQIARRIKLRHVPELRFHYDESVVRGQRLSSLIDEAVANDRDRHDDEPEGGDDERGEGERD from the coding sequence ATGCGTGAGTTCAAGCGTACCGACCGTGTGGCCGACCAGCTCCAGAAGGAGCTGGCGGTCCTCATCCAGCGCGAGATCAAGGATCCGCGCCTGGGCATGGTCACCGTCAGCGGCGTCGAGGTCAGCCGTGACCTCGGCTATGCCGACGTCCACGTGACGCTGCTCGGCGAGCAGGATGCCGAGCGCATCAAGGAAAACATGGCGGTACTCAAGCGCGCCGCCGGTTTCCTGCGCAGCCAGATCGCTCGTCGCATCAAGTTGCGTCATGTGCCCGAGCTGCGCTTTCACTACGACGAGAGCGTGGTGCGTGGCCAGCGTCTCTCCTCGCTGATCGACGAGGCGGTGGCGAACGATCGCGACCGCCACGACGATGAGCCCGAGGGTGGCGATGACGAGCGCGGCGAGGGAGAGCGCGACTGA
- the infB gene encoding translation initiation factor IF-2 has product MSEMTVKDFAAKVGREVPRLLEQMKEAGLEHKSEGDAVSEEDKRKLLDYLTKSHGGSGSGAKNRITLTRKTRSRINTGERGKSIEVQVRKKRTYVKREEEPAEESKVEDHGPRQLVGDMAEAEAKRAAQEAEDAKRRAEEAERQAAEQAEAEKAQAEQAQAEQAAPVDPEPEIPVPELDTSGPAPEEAPAPPKEGRTEGRRAAVKKASGKAGKKGRGDREEDRGDREERRRGGRKAKRAERRGNRRGGSQGGGKHGFQKPTQPIVREVSIPESISVADLADKMSIKANEVIKAMFTMGAAVTINQTIDQDTAAIVVEEMGHKPKLVKDDALETEVLEGISYEGDEITRSPVVTVMGHVDHGKTSLLDYIRRAKVATGEAGGITQHIGAYHVEDDHGGVTFLDTPGHAAFTAMRARGAKATDVVVLVVAADDGVMPQTIEAVEHSKAAGVPMVVAVNKMDKPNADPDRVKNELSQHGVISEEWGGDTQFVHVSAHSGDGIEDLLESIQLVSEVLELKAVPEAPGKGVVVESRLDKGRGPVATVLVQNGTLKKGDIVLAGLHYGRVRALTNELGKQVDEAGPAMPVEIQGLDGTPEAGDDFMVLDDEKKAREVANFRQGKYREVRLARQQKAKLENMFSQMGQEEAAKLNIVLKADVQGSLEAIKGALEELSTDEVQVSVVSSGVGGITGTDANLALASEAIVIGFNVRADAAAREIIEREGLELRYYSVIYQLIDEVKQAMSGMLEPEWKEEIVGVAEVRDVFRAPKIGAVAGCMVVEGTVHRHKKIRVLRENVVIYEGELESLRRYKDDVNEVRNGMECGIGVKNYNDVQVGDKIEVFDQVKVERTL; this is encoded by the coding sequence ATGTCAGAAATGACCGTTAAGGATTTTGCAGCAAAGGTGGGGCGTGAAGTGCCCCGTCTGCTGGAGCAGATGAAAGAAGCCGGACTCGAGCACAAGTCCGAGGGCGACGCCGTGTCCGAAGAGGACAAGCGCAAGCTGCTCGATTACCTCACCAAGAGCCACGGCGGCAGTGGCTCGGGGGCGAAGAACCGCATCACCCTGACCCGTAAGACCCGCAGCCGTATCAATACCGGCGAGCGCGGCAAGAGCATCGAGGTGCAGGTTCGCAAGAAGCGTACCTACGTGAAGCGCGAGGAAGAGCCGGCCGAGGAGTCCAAGGTCGAGGATCATGGTCCGCGCCAGCTGGTGGGGGACATGGCCGAAGCCGAGGCCAAGCGCGCGGCTCAGGAGGCCGAGGACGCCAAGCGTCGTGCCGAGGAAGCCGAGCGCCAGGCTGCCGAGCAGGCCGAGGCCGAGAAGGCCCAGGCGGAGCAGGCCCAGGCCGAACAGGCAGCGCCGGTCGATCCGGAGCCCGAGATTCCGGTGCCCGAGCTCGACACCTCCGGCCCCGCGCCCGAGGAAGCGCCTGCACCGCCCAAGGAAGGACGTACCGAAGGGCGTCGCGCCGCGGTCAAGAAGGCCAGCGGCAAGGCGGGCAAAAAAGGCCGTGGCGATCGCGAAGAGGATCGCGGCGATCGCGAGGAGCGTCGTCGTGGTGGCCGCAAGGCCAAGCGCGCCGAACGTCGCGGCAACCGTCGCGGCGGTAGCCAGGGCGGTGGCAAGCATGGCTTCCAGAAGCCGACCCAGCCGATCGTCCGTGAGGTCTCCATTCCGGAGTCCATCAGCGTGGCCGACCTGGCCGACAAGATGTCGATCAAGGCCAACGAAGTCATCAAGGCCATGTTCACCATGGGCGCGGCGGTGACCATCAACCAGACCATTGACCAGGACACCGCGGCCATCGTGGTCGAGGAAATGGGCCACAAGCCCAAGCTGGTCAAGGACGATGCGCTGGAAACCGAGGTCCTCGAGGGCATTTCCTACGAGGGTGACGAGATCACGCGCTCGCCCGTCGTCACGGTCATGGGTCACGTCGACCACGGCAAGACCTCGCTGCTCGACTACATCCGTCGTGCCAAGGTGGCGACCGGCGAAGCCGGCGGCATCACCCAGCACATCGGTGCCTATCATGTCGAGGACGACCACGGTGGCGTGACCTTCCTCGACACGCCTGGCCACGCGGCGTTCACCGCCATGCGTGCTCGTGGTGCCAAGGCCACTGACGTGGTGGTGCTGGTGGTGGCCGCCGATGACGGCGTCATGCCCCAGACCATCGAGGCGGTCGAGCACTCCAAGGCCGCAGGCGTACCGATGGTGGTCGCGGTCAACAAGATGGACAAGCCGAACGCCGATCCGGATCGCGTCAAGAACGAGCTGTCGCAGCACGGCGTGATCTCCGAGGAATGGGGCGGCGACACCCAGTTCGTGCACGTGTCCGCCCACTCCGGCGACGGTATCGAGGATCTGCTGGAGTCGATCCAGCTGGTTTCCGAAGTGCTCGAACTCAAGGCCGTACCCGAGGCGCCCGGCAAGGGCGTGGTGGTCGAATCCCGGCTCGACAAGGGCCGTGGCCCGGTAGCCACGGTGCTGGTCCAGAACGGCACCCTGAAGAAGGGCGATATCGTGCTTGCCGGCTTGCACTATGGCCGCGTGCGCGCCCTGACCAACGAGCTCGGCAAGCAGGTCGACGAGGCTGGTCCGGCCATGCCGGTCGAGATCCAGGGCCTGGATGGCACGCCGGAAGCTGGTGACGACTTCATGGTGCTCGACGACGAGAAGAAGGCGCGCGAAGTCGCCAACTTCCGCCAGGGCAAGTACCGCGAGGTGCGCCTGGCCCGTCAGCAGAAGGCCAAGCTGGAGAACATGTTCAGCCAGATGGGCCAGGAAGAAGCTGCCAAGCTCAACATCGTGCTCAAGGCCGATGTGCAGGGCTCCCTGGAAGCCATCAAGGGCGCGCTCGAAGAGCTGTCCACCGACGAGGTGCAGGTTTCCGTGGTGTCGTCCGGCGTGGGCGGTATCACCGGTACCGACGCCAACCTGGCGCTGGCTTCCGAGGCCATCGTGATCGGCTTCAACGTGCGTGCCGATGCCGCTGCCCGCGAGATCATCGAGCGTGAAGGGCTGGAATTGCGCTACTACAGCGTCATCTACCAGCTGATCGACGAGGTCAAGCAGGCCATGAGCGGCATGCTCGAGCCGGAGTGGAAGGAAGAGATCGTCGGTGTGGCCGAGGTCCGCGACGTCTTCCGTGCACCCAAGATCGGGGCCGTGGCCGGCTGCATGGTGGTCGAGGGAACCGTTCATCGCCACAAGAAGATTCGCGTGCTGCGCGAGAACGTTGTGATCTACGAAGGCGAGCTCGAATCCCTGCGCCGCTACAAGGACGATGTCAACGAAGTTCGCAACGGCATGGAATGCGGTATCGGCGTGAAGAACTACAACGACGTCCAGGTCGGCGACAAGATCGAGGTCTTCGATCAGGTCAAGGTCGAGCGGACGCTCTAA
- the nusA gene encoding transcription termination factor NusA — MSKEILAVVDAISNEKGVPREVIFEAVEAALASASRKRFEDEEASVRVHIDRNTGDYETFRRWEVVEDDDFDGPDAQIKLSFAERRDPPLGLGDVVEERIENAVFGRIAAQTAKQVIVQKVREAERAEVVSLYAEREGELVAGIVKKTTRDGLIIDLGDNAEAFLPRSEMIPGERYRMNERVRALLTKVDPEARGAQLILSRTCPELIIELFKIEVPEIAEQLIEIKGAARDPGSRAKIAVKTNDRRIDPVGACVGMRGSRVQAVSTELQNERVDIVLWDDNPAQLVINAMAPADVASILVDEDAHAMDVAVGEDNLAQAIGRSGQNVRLASELTGWRLNVMTEAEAETKRDQEIDSLVEHFIQHLDVDDDVARLLVEEGFTSLEEVAYVPVEEMLEIEELDEELIEELRARAKDELLNLAIASEEELDGAQPADDLLAMDGMERHLAFILASRGIVTMEDLAEQSVDDLTDIEELDDERAASLIMTARAPWFESEQ, encoded by the coding sequence ATGAGTAAAGAGATTCTGGCGGTCGTCGATGCGATCTCCAACGAGAAGGGGGTCCCCCGCGAGGTGATCTTCGAGGCCGTCGAGGCGGCGCTGGCCAGCGCGTCTCGCAAGCGTTTCGAGGACGAGGAAGCCAGTGTGCGCGTACATATCGACCGCAACACCGGCGACTACGAGACCTTCCGGCGTTGGGAGGTGGTCGAGGACGACGACTTCGATGGACCGGACGCCCAGATCAAGCTCTCTTTCGCCGAGCGTCGCGATCCGCCGCTGGGCCTGGGTGATGTGGTCGAGGAGCGAATCGAGAACGCCGTCTTCGGTCGGATCGCGGCCCAGACCGCCAAGCAGGTCATCGTGCAGAAAGTGCGCGAGGCCGAGCGCGCCGAGGTCGTGAGCCTCTATGCCGAGCGCGAGGGCGAGCTGGTGGCCGGCATTGTCAAGAAGACGACACGTGATGGCCTGATCATCGACCTGGGCGACAACGCCGAGGCGTTTCTGCCGCGCAGCGAGATGATTCCCGGCGAGCGCTACCGCATGAACGAGCGGGTGCGCGCCCTGCTGACCAAGGTCGATCCCGAGGCGCGTGGCGCTCAATTGATTCTGTCCCGGACCTGTCCGGAGCTGATCATCGAGCTGTTCAAGATCGAGGTGCCCGAGATCGCCGAGCAGCTCATCGAAATCAAGGGTGCGGCCCGGGATCCCGGTTCGCGCGCCAAGATTGCGGTCAAGACCAATGACCGTCGTATCGATCCGGTGGGCGCCTGCGTCGGCATGCGTGGCTCGCGGGTCCAGGCCGTTTCCACCGAGCTGCAGAATGAGCGGGTGGATATCGTGCTGTGGGACGACAATCCGGCCCAGTTGGTGATCAACGCCATGGCGCCGGCTGATGTCGCTTCCATCCTCGTCGACGAAGACGCCCACGCGATGGACGTGGCCGTCGGCGAGGACAATCTGGCCCAGGCCATCGGCCGCAGCGGTCAGAACGTACGCTTGGCCTCCGAGCTCACCGGCTGGCGTCTGAACGTCATGACCGAGGCCGAGGCGGAAACCAAGCGCGACCAGGAGATCGATAGCCTGGTCGAGCACTTCATTCAGCACCTGGACGTCGACGACGACGTGGCACGTCTGTTGGTCGAAGAGGGCTTCACATCCCTCGAGGAAGTCGCCTACGTCCCGGTGGAGGAAATGTTGGAGATCGAGGAGCTCGACGAAGAGCTCATCGAGGAGCTGCGCGCTCGCGCCAAGGACGAGTTGTTGAACCTGGCCATCGCCTCCGAGGAAGAGCTCGATGGCGCCCAGCCGGCCGACGACCTGCTAGCGATGGACGGCATGGAGCGTCATCTGGCCTTCATCCTGGCCAGTCGGGGCATCGTCACCATGGAGGATCTCGCCGAACAGTCCGTCGATGATCTGACCGACATCGAGGAACTGGACGACGAGCGCGCCGCGTCACTGATCATGACCGCCCGCGCGCCATGGTTCGAGAGCGAACAGTAA
- the rimP gene encoding ribosome maturation factor RimP: MATKDTALNALIEPVVTAMGFELWGIDYLSQGKHSRLVIFIDHEQGVGVDDCADVSRQVSAVLDVEDPIAGEYRLEVSSPGMDRPLFTLEQFERYAGHTVAVKLRAPFDGRRKFQGLLAGIEGDEVLLQLDGEEYCFPIESIDQARIVPRFDA, encoded by the coding sequence ATGGCAACCAAGGATACCGCGCTGAACGCGCTGATCGAGCCAGTGGTGACAGCCATGGGCTTCGAGCTCTGGGGTATCGACTATCTGTCTCAGGGCAAGCACTCGCGCCTGGTGATCTTCATCGATCATGAGCAGGGCGTGGGCGTGGATGATTGCGCCGATGTCAGCCGTCAGGTCAGCGCTGTCCTGGATGTCGAGGACCCCATTGCCGGAGAGTATCGGCTTGAGGTGTCGTCGCCCGGGATGGATCGGCCGTTGTTCACTCTCGAGCAGTTCGAGCGTTATGCGGGCCATACGGTGGCTGTGAAGCTGCGTGCGCCGTTCGACGGGCGCCGCAAGTTCCAGGGGTTGCTGGCCGGTATTGAAGGCGACGAGGTGCTGTTGCAGCTCGACGGCGAGGAATATTGCTTTCCCATCGAGAGCATCGATCAAGCGCGTATCGTTCCCCGGTTCGATGCGTGA
- the secG gene encoding preprotein translocase subunit SecG yields the protein MQVAILMIHVAIAIALVALILLQQGKGADAGASFGGGASQTVFGSRGSGSFLSRATAVLAAAFFATSLTLAYFASQAGEAPEEVGIPDAEVVEQQSAEPTLDDKGNGADNAAPVLEEGGN from the coding sequence ATGCAAGTTGCCATTCTCATGATCCATGTGGCGATAGCCATCGCCCTGGTCGCCTTGATCCTGCTGCAGCAGGGCAAGGGCGCCGATGCCGGTGCCTCCTTCGGTGGCGGTGCCTCCCAGACCGTGTTCGGTTCCCGCGGCAGCGGCAGCTTCCTGTCACGCGCGACCGCCGTGCTGGCAGCGGCCTTTTTCGCCACCTCCCTGACCCTGGCGTACTTCGCATCCCAGGCGGGTGAGGCGCCGGAAGAGGTCGGAATTCCCGATGCCGAAGTGGTCGAGCAACAAAGTGCCGAGCCAACCCTTGACGACAAGGGCAATGGTGCGGATAATGCAGCGCCAGTGCTGGAGGAGGGCGGCAACTGA
- the tpiA gene encoding triose-phosphate isomerase: MPTPLIAGNWKMNGSLDLIESFGRALADAELPSRLEVALMVPFPYLEAASRALTGSRAALGAQTLSDQPSGAFTGEVSGEMLREVGTSLVLVGHSERRTQFGEDDSAVLARVRRALECELTPVLCLGETLEERDADRGEAVVIGQLEAVLDGLEAGQRSRLVIAYEPVWAIGTGRTATPEQAQAIHAAIRRRLARYGDGLAEGTQLLYGGSMKADNAADLLAQPDIDGGLVGGASLKIDDFLAICQSAG; this comes from the coding sequence ATGCCTACGCCGCTGATCGCCGGCAACTGGAAGATGAATGGTTCCCTGGACCTGATCGAGTCCTTCGGCCGGGCGCTCGCCGATGCCGAGCTGCCGTCGCGTCTCGAGGTCGCGTTGATGGTGCCCTTTCCCTATCTGGAGGCCGCTTCGCGTGCCTTGACCGGTTCTCGGGCGGCCCTCGGGGCGCAGACGCTCAGTGACCAGCCTTCCGGCGCCTTCACCGGCGAGGTGAGTGGCGAGATGCTGCGCGAGGTCGGCACCAGTCTGGTGCTGGTCGGTCATTCCGAGCGCCGTACCCAGTTCGGCGAAGACGACTCGGCGGTGTTGGCGCGCGTGCGTCGCGCGCTGGAGTGCGAGCTCACGCCGGTGCTGTGTCTGGGCGAGACCCTCGAGGAGCGCGATGCCGATCGCGGCGAGGCCGTGGTGATCGGTCAGCTGGAAGCGGTTCTGGACGGCCTGGAGGCCGGGCAGCGCAGCCGGCTGGTCATCGCCTACGAGCCGGTCTGGGCCATCGGGACCGGTCGTACTGCGACTCCCGAACAGGCGCAGGCGATTCACGCCGCGATCCGTCGTCGCCTTGCTCGCTACGGCGATGGTCTCGCGGAAGGGACCCAGTTGCTGTACGGCGGCAGCATGAAAGCCGATAATGCCGCCGATCTGTTGGCCCAGCCGGATATCGACGGCGGCCTGGTGGGCGGCGCATCCCTCAAGATCGATGATTTCCTAGCCATTTGTCAGTCAGCAGGTTGA
- the glmM gene encoding phosphoglucosamine mutase, with amino-acid sequence MTRRYFGTDGIRGTVGEAPITADFMLKLGWATGRVLARESGQAKVLIGKDTRISGYMFESALEAGLSAAGVDVILLGPMPTPGIAYLTRTFRADAGIVISASHNAFADNGIKFFSAEGVKLPDAVEERIEAMLDEPLTTVAPHELGKARRVDDAAGRYIEFCKSTIPDRVNLHGLRMVVDCAHGATYHIAPSVFRELGADVSLIGASPDGLNINHEVGSTQPAALRAAVIREGADLGVAFDGDGDRVLLVDVDGREVDGDDILYIIARDRHARGELGGGVVGTQMSNFGLAAALEALGIPFERAKVGDRYVMERLAANGWQLGGESSGHIVCGHVQTTGDGIVSALQVLSVMAREGRALSELMVGLEKAPQALINVRLTPGTDARSLMKDAALREAVAALEGELKDEGRVLLRPSGTEPLIRVMVEGRPHLDVQSLARRLADDVESMLS; translated from the coding sequence ATGACTAGACGCTATTTTGGCACCGATGGCATTCGCGGCACTGTCGGAGAGGCGCCGATTACCGCCGACTTCATGCTGAAGCTGGGGTGGGCCACCGGCCGGGTGCTGGCACGTGAATCCGGGCAGGCGAAAGTGCTGATCGGCAAGGATACGCGGATTTCCGGCTACATGTTCGAGTCGGCGCTGGAGGCTGGGCTATCCGCCGCCGGCGTCGATGTCATCCTGCTCGGCCCGATGCCGACGCCGGGCATTGCCTACCTGACGCGAACCTTTCGGGCCGATGCCGGCATCGTCATCTCGGCGTCCCATAACGCCTTCGCCGACAATGGCATCAAGTTCTTTTCCGCCGAGGGCGTCAAGCTGCCCGATGCCGTCGAGGAGCGCATCGAGGCAATGCTCGATGAGCCCTTGACCACGGTGGCGCCGCATGAGCTGGGCAAGGCCCGGCGGGTGGACGATGCCGCCGGCCGTTATATCGAGTTCTGCAAGTCGACCATTCCCGACCGGGTCAATCTGCATGGCTTGCGGATGGTCGTCGACTGCGCCCATGGCGCCACCTATCACATCGCACCCAGTGTGTTTCGCGAACTGGGTGCCGATGTCAGCCTGATCGGCGCCAGTCCGGACGGGCTCAATATCAATCATGAAGTCGGCTCGACCCAGCCGGCGGCGCTGCGGGCGGCAGTCATCCGCGAGGGAGCCGATCTTGGCGTGGCCTTCGACGGTGATGGCGACCGCGTCCTGCTGGTGGATGTCGACGGCCGTGAGGTCGATGGTGATGATATCCTCTACATCATCGCCCGGGACCGCCACGCGCGAGGCGAGCTCGGAGGTGGTGTCGTCGGTACCCAGATGAGCAACTTCGGTCTGGCCGCGGCGCTGGAGGCGCTGGGTATTCCCTTCGAGCGCGCCAAGGTCGGCGATCGGTACGTCATGGAGCGGCTGGCCGCCAATGGTTGGCAACTGGGAGGCGAATCCTCGGGCCATATCGTCTGTGGACATGTACAGACCACGGGTGACGGTATTGTGTCGGCCTTGCAGGTGCTGTCGGTGATGGCGCGCGAAGGACGAGCCCTGAGCGAGCTGATGGTGGGCCTGGAAAAGGCGCCTCAGGCGTTGATCAATGTACGCCTAACGCCGGGGACCGATGCTCGATCGTTGATGAAGGATGCGGCCCTGCGGGAGGCCGTGGCGGCCCTGGAAGGTGAGCTGAAGGATGAGGGGCGTGTGCTGCTCCGCCCCTCGGGGACCGAGCCGCTGATTCGCGTCATGGTCGAGGGTCGCCCCCACCTGGATGTACAGTCTCTGGCGCGTCGCCTGGCCGACGATGTCGAGAGCATGTTGTCTTGA
- the folP gene encoding dihydropteroate synthase — translation MLTTTSKPLQCGRHRLDLSFPHVMGILNVTPDSFSDGGHHVALDDALRRAEQMLAEGAAIIDVGGESTRPGAAEVSTQQELDRVLPVVETLVHELDALVSVDTSTPEVMREAANAGAGMLNDVRNLRRDGAVRAAASTGLPVCLMHMLGEPGDMQDAPHYDRPVEEAVAEFLEERVAACEASGLRRERLLIDPGFGFAKTVEHNLRLLKYMDRLTSLELPILVGMSRKSMIGKVLERPVEERLAGGLALSALAVERGARILRVHDVGPHVDAVNMAWAVLKEGCDND, via the coding sequence ATGCTGACCACGACTTCGAAACCCCTGCAGTGCGGCCGTCACCGGCTCGATCTTTCCTTCCCCCATGTGATGGGGATTCTCAACGTCACGCCCGACTCCTTTTCCGATGGCGGACACCATGTCGCCCTGGATGATGCCTTGAGGCGCGCCGAGCAGATGCTCGCCGAGGGAGCGGCGATCATCGATGTGGGCGGGGAGTCGACGCGCCCCGGGGCGGCCGAGGTATCGACTCAGCAGGAGCTGGATCGCGTGCTGCCGGTGGTGGAAACGCTGGTCCATGAGCTCGATGCTTTGGTGTCGGTGGATACCAGTACCCCGGAGGTGATGCGCGAAGCCGCCAATGCCGGGGCCGGCATGCTCAATGATGTCCGCAATCTGCGCCGTGACGGGGCGGTGCGGGCCGCAGCTTCCACCGGGCTGCCGGTGTGTCTGATGCACATGCTCGGCGAGCCGGGCGACATGCAGGACGCACCGCACTATGATCGACCCGTGGAAGAGGCCGTGGCCGAGTTCCTCGAAGAACGAGTGGCAGCCTGCGAGGCTTCGGGGCTGCGCCGCGAGCGGTTGTTGATCGATCCCGGATTTGGCTTCGCCAAGACCGTCGAGCACAATCTACGTCTCCTCAAATACATGGATCGCCTGACCTCGCTGGAGTTGCCCATCCTGGTGGGCATGTCTCGCAAGAGCATGATCGGCAAGGTGCTCGAGCGGCCGGTGGAAGAACGTCTCGCCGGTGGGCTGGCATTGTCCGCCCTGGCCGTGGAGCGAGGCGCGCGTATCCTTCGCGTGCATGATGTGGGGCCCCACGTGGACGCGGTGAACATGGCCTGGGCCGTGCTCAAGGAAGGTTGTGACAATGACTAG